DNA sequence from the Schlegelella aquatica genome:
TTGGCCTTGGCCATCGCCTCGGACAAAGCGGTGAAGATGTGGATCACGGAGCCCGTGTAGAAGTCGTCGTTGAAGCGCTGCTTGAACTCCGCCTGCCACTTGCCCATCTGGCCGCCCATGTTGTAGTGGTTGTACGAAGCCTGGAAGATGCGCCCTTCGAACGCCTGGCCGATCGCGGTGGGGGTGCCGGTGACGCCCGTGTAGTAGGTGAAGAAGCGTACGTTCAAGCCGCCTTCGTTGGCCGCCTTCATCAGCAGCGACAGGTCGGAGCCCCAGTTGCCGGTGATCACCGTGTCCGCCCCCGAAGCCTTGATCTTGGCCACGTAGGGAGTGAAGTCACGCACCTGCGCGAGCGGGTGCAGGTCCTCGCCCACCACCTGGACGTCCGGGCGCTTGCGTTGGAGCATCTCCTTGGCATAGCGCGCGACCTGATGGCCGTGCGAGTAGTTCTGGTTGAGGAGATACACCTTCTTCACATCGGGCATGTCCTTCATGAAGGTGGTGAGCGCCTCCATCTTCATGGACGTGTCCGCGTCGAAGCGGAAGTGCCAGTAGCTGCACTTGCTGTTGGTGAAGTCGGGGTCGACCGCGGAGTGGTTGAGGAACACCACCTCCTTGCCGGGGTTGCGCTCGTTGTGCTTGTTGATCGCATCGATCAGCGCGCCGGCCACCGACGAGCCGTTGCCCTGGGTGATGTAGCGCACGCCCTGGTCGATCGCCTGCTTGAGCGCGTTCAGGCTCTCGGTCGGGCTCAACTTGTTGTCGATGCCGATGACTTCGAACTTCACCCCGGCCGGGTTGTTCTGGCTGAACTTCTCGGCGAAGAACTGGAAGCTCTTGAGCTGGTTCTGGCCCACGGGCGCCATCAGGCCGGTCAACGGATCGAT
Encoded proteins:
- a CDS encoding branched-chain amino acid ABC transporter substrate-binding protein, which encodes MAAALCCGAVFAQKGETVKIAWIDPLTGLMAPVGQNQLKSFQFFAEKFSQNNPAGVKFEVIGIDNKLSPTESLNALKQAIDQGVRYITQGNGSSVAGALIDAINKHNERNPGKEVVFLNHSAVDPDFTNSKCSYWHFRFDADTSMKMEALTTFMKDMPDVKKVYLLNQNYSHGHQVARYAKEMLQRKRPDVQVVGEDLHPLAQVRDFTPYVAKIKASGADTVITGNWGSDLSLLMKAANEGGLNVRFFTYYTGVTGTPTAIGQAFEGRIFQASYNHYNMGGQMGKWQAEFKQRFNDDFYTGSVIHIFTALSEAMAKAKSTDPVKVAAALEGLKFKSFNGDVEVRKTDHQLQQTLFITRWQKADSKFPYSPENTGMTLAPVKELPPYVSSTPTSCQMKRPTS